Proteins from a single region of Streptomyces spinoverrucosus:
- a CDS encoding ATP-dependent DNA helicase has product MTKPSLPELLHAAVTAVGGTERPGQVTMAEAVAEAIDDGSHLLVQAGTGTGKSLGYLVPALAQGERVVVATATLALQRQLVERDLPRTVEALHPLLRRRPEFAMLKGRSNYLCLHRLHEGVPQDEEEGLFDPFEAAAPTSKLGQDLLRLRDWSDETETGDRDDLTPGVSDRAWAQVSVSSRECLGASKCAYGAECFAEMARERAKLSEVVVTNHALLAIDAIEGAPVLPQHEVLIVDEAHELVSRVTGVATGELTPGQVNRAVRRAAKLVNEKAADQLQTAAEGFERLMELALPGRLEEIPEDLGYALTALRDACRTVISAIGATRDKSVQDEDAVRKQALASVESVHDVAERITHGSEWDVVWYERHDRFGASLRVAPMSVSGLLREKLFADRSVVLTSATLKLGGDFNGVGASLGLAPEGTEGDALPKWKGVDVGSPFDYPKQGILYVAKHLSRPARDGDRVDMLDELTELIQAAGGRTLGLFSSMRAAQLAAEELRTRIPEFPILLQGEETLGELIKNFAADPKTCLFGTLSLWQGVDVPGPSCQLVVMDKIPFPRPDDPLMSARQKAVEDAGGNGFMAVAATHAALLMAQGAGRLVRASGDRGVVAVLDQRLATARYGSYLKASLPDFWYTTDRNQVRKSLAAIDAAAQQQAAQPAK; this is encoded by the coding sequence ATGACGAAGCCCTCACTCCCCGAACTCCTGCATGCCGCCGTCACAGCCGTCGGCGGTACGGAGCGCCCCGGCCAGGTGACCATGGCCGAAGCCGTCGCGGAGGCGATCGACGACGGCTCCCATCTGCTGGTCCAGGCCGGCACCGGCACCGGCAAGTCGCTGGGCTATCTGGTGCCCGCGCTCGCGCAGGGCGAGCGGGTCGTCGTAGCGACGGCCACCCTGGCGCTGCAGCGTCAGCTGGTGGAGCGCGACCTGCCGCGCACGGTCGAGGCGCTGCACCCGCTGCTGCGCCGCCGCCCGGAGTTCGCGATGCTGAAGGGCAGGTCGAACTACCTCTGCCTGCACCGCCTCCACGAGGGCGTCCCCCAGGACGAGGAGGAGGGCCTCTTCGACCCGTTCGAGGCGGCCGCCCCCACCAGCAAGCTGGGCCAGGACCTGCTGCGGCTGCGGGACTGGTCGGACGAGACCGAGACCGGCGACCGGGACGACCTCACGCCCGGTGTCTCGGACCGCGCCTGGGCCCAGGTGTCGGTCTCGTCGCGGGAGTGCCTGGGCGCCTCGAAGTGCGCGTACGGTGCCGAATGCTTCGCCGAGATGGCCCGGGAACGCGCCAAGCTCTCCGAGGTCGTCGTCACCAACCACGCCCTGCTCGCCATCGACGCCATCGAAGGCGCCCCGGTCCTCCCGCAGCACGAGGTGCTGATCGTGGACGAGGCACACGAACTGGTCTCCCGGGTCACCGGTGTCGCCACCGGCGAGCTGACCCCCGGCCAGGTCAACCGTGCCGTACGCCGCGCCGCGAAGCTCGTCAACGAGAAGGCCGCCGACCAGCTCCAGACCGCCGCCGAGGGCTTCGAGCGGCTGATGGAGCTGGCCCTGCCCGGCCGGCTCGAAGAGATCCCGGAGGATCTCGGCTACGCGCTGACGGCACTGCGCGACGCCTGCCGCACGGTCATCTCCGCGATCGGCGCGACCCGCGACAAGTCCGTCCAGGACGAGGATGCGGTCCGCAAGCAGGCGCTGGCCTCCGTGGAGTCCGTGCACGACGTGGCGGAGCGCATCACGCACGGCTCGGAGTGGGACGTCGTCTGGTACGAGCGCCACGACCGTTTCGGCGCCTCCCTCCGCGTCGCCCCCATGTCCGTCTCGGGTCTGCTGCGGGAGAAGCTCTTCGCGGACCGCTCCGTGGTCCTCACCTCCGCCACCCTGAAGCTGGGCGGCGACTTCAACGGCGTCGGCGCCTCCCTGGGCCTCGCCCCCGAAGGCACCGAGGGAGACGCCCTGCCCAAGTGGAAGGGCGTCGACGTCGGCTCGCCGTTCGACTATCCGAAGCAGGGCATTCTCTACGTAGCCAAGCACCTGTCACGCCCCGCGCGGGACGGCGATCGCGTGGACATGCTCGACGAGCTGACGGAGCTGATCCAGGCGGCGGGCGGGCGCACCCTCGGGCTCTTCTCCTCGATGCGGGCGGCCCAACTGGCCGCAGAGGAGCTGCGCACGCGCATCCCCGAGTTTCCGATCCTTCTCCAGGGCGAGGAGACCCTGGGCGAGTTGATCAAGAACTTCGCGGCCGACCCGAAGACGTGCCTGTTCGGCACGCTGTCGCTCTGGCAGGGGGTGGACGTGCCCGGGCCGAGCTGCCAGCTGGTGGTCATGGACAAGATCCCGTTCCCGCGGCCCGACGACCCGTTGATGAGCGCCCGCCAGAAGGCGGTGGAGGACGCCGGCGGCAACGGCTTCATGGCAGTCGCCGCCACCCACGCGGCTCTGCTCATGGCCCAGGGTGCCGGTCGCCTCGTACGGGCCTCGGGGGACCGCGGTGTGGTGGCCGTACTCGACCAGCGACTGGCCACGGCCCGCTACGGGAGTTATCTGAAGGCGTCACTGCCCGACTTCTGGTACACCACGGACCGTAACCAGGTCCGGAAGTCGCTGGCCGCGATCGACGCGGCGGCCCAGCAGCAGGCAGCGCAGCCGGCCAAGTAG
- a CDS encoding aminotransferase class III-fold pyridoxal phosphate-dependent enzyme → MTEGVPRRQPTREPAARTYPRALPIVPVRARGLTVEGADGRRYLDCLSGAGTLALGHNHPVVLEAIRKVLDSGAPLNVPDLATPVEDAFVTELKRTLPPGLADHARVQFCGPSATEAVEAAVALVRAATGRSGIVALTAADHGIAHEEAGTLGEVGRAPDARLTFPPDYRCPFSIAGVDSAELAARWTEAALSSSSPATGPAGLLLEPVHGECGVVPAPDAWMHATRQITASRSIPLIIDETRTGVGRTGVFWAVEHSGVTPDVMILSEAIGGSLPLAAVIHRDDLALRRPIAPTGPFRGNQLALAAGTATLAHVREHRLAERAAAIGSGMLSQLRDLAREFPCIGAVHGRGLMIGVELVVAPEAADSRAVRRETGTPPLGRAISPTPSPGGRHHGTHPAACELAAAVQRECLRRGLIVGLARRHPSVVRLLPPLTISDEQASAVLDRLADALTAAARAHPYEGDRPPRHSEHQPYDHADHTDHADRAERSR, encoded by the coding sequence GTGACCGAAGGGGTCCCACGTCGCCAGCCGACGCGCGAACCGGCGGCGCGAACCTACCCGCGCGCCCTGCCGATCGTGCCGGTACGCGCCCGTGGCCTCACCGTCGAGGGCGCGGACGGACGCCGCTACCTGGACTGCCTCTCGGGCGCCGGGACCCTCGCCCTCGGCCACAACCACCCCGTCGTACTCGAAGCGATCCGCAAGGTCCTCGACTCCGGCGCCCCACTGAACGTCCCCGACCTGGCCACCCCCGTCGAAGACGCCTTCGTCACGGAACTGAAGCGCACCCTGCCACCCGGACTCGCCGACCACGCACGCGTGCAGTTCTGCGGCCCGTCGGCAACGGAAGCGGTTGAGGCGGCCGTCGCCCTCGTACGCGCCGCGACCGGACGCTCCGGCATCGTCGCCCTCACCGCCGCCGACCACGGGATCGCGCACGAAGAAGCGGGGACTCTCGGCGAGGTCGGCCGGGCACCGGACGCACGCCTGACCTTCCCGCCCGACTACCGCTGCCCCTTCTCCATCGCCGGCGTAGACAGTGCTGAACTGGCCGCCCGCTGGACCGAAGCCGCCCTGTCGTCCTCGTCCCCTGCGACCGGCCCCGCCGGCCTGCTTCTCGAACCCGTCCATGGCGAGTGCGGAGTCGTCCCTGCGCCTGATGCGTGGATGCATGCGACGCGTCAGATCACAGCCTCCCGCTCCATCCCCCTCATCATCGACGAGACGCGGACGGGAGTGGGCAGGACCGGTGTTTTCTGGGCCGTCGAGCACAGCGGGGTGACACCCGATGTGATGATCCTCTCCGAGGCCATCGGCGGCAGCCTCCCGCTGGCCGCCGTGATCCACCGCGACGACCTCGCACTCCGCCGCCCCATCGCCCCGACCGGCCCGTTCCGCGGCAACCAACTCGCCCTCGCCGCAGGCACGGCAACCCTCGCCCACGTCCGCGAACACCGGCTCGCCGAACGAGCGGCCGCCATCGGCTCCGGCATGCTGTCCCAACTCCGCGACCTTGCCAGGGAGTTCCCCTGCATCGGCGCAGTGCACGGGCGGGGACTGATGATCGGCGTCGAGCTGGTGGTGGCGCCGGAGGCGGCGGATTCCCGTGCCGTCCGGCGTGAGACCGGGACACCACCACTCGGCCGTGCGATCAGTCCGACGCCGAGCCCGGGAGGACGCCATCACGGCACGCATCCCGCCGCCTGCGAACTCGCTGCCGCAGTTCAGCGGGAGTGCCTCCGACGGGGCCTGATCGTCGGCCTCGCCCGTCGGCACCCGAGCGTCGTACGGCTGCTCCCACCCCTCACCATCAGCGACGAGCAGGCCTCCGCAGTGCTTGACCGCCTGGCCGACGCCCTCACGGCGGCGGCCCGCGCCCACCCCTATGAGGGCGATCGCCCACCGCGCCACTCGGAACACCAGCCCTACGACCACGCTGACCACACTGATCACGCCGACCGCGCCGAGCGGTCGCGATAG
- a CDS encoding GNAT family N-acetyltransferase yields the protein MPPTDASADAGTAPVTHRSPGQGESKDTPEDTDAEDTLDLRLPSELIAFLAGEEPGVDRQPRAAAPRLAAVPLVPDDLLDHVGDWGPTDTPAGVFQLVPVRVERDLPLIGRWMNDPAVAAFWQLDGTPDLTEQHLNAQLAGDGRSVPCLGVLDGTPMSYWEIYRADLDSLARYYPARPHDTGVHILIGDIAQRGQGLGSTLLRSVADLVLDKRPACARVVAEPDIRNIPSVAAFLNAGYRFAAEADLPAKRAALMMRDRSLRHLL from the coding sequence GTGCCTCCGACCGACGCGAGCGCCGACGCTGGTACCGCACCCGTCACTCACAGGAGTCCCGGGCAGGGCGAGAGCAAGGACACGCCCGAGGACACCGACGCCGAAGACACCCTGGACCTGCGTCTGCCCAGTGAGCTCATCGCGTTCCTCGCCGGGGAGGAGCCCGGAGTGGACCGGCAACCGCGTGCCGCTGCCCCACGGCTGGCAGCCGTGCCGCTCGTCCCCGACGACCTGCTCGACCATGTCGGCGACTGGGGCCCGACCGACACACCCGCGGGCGTGTTCCAGCTCGTCCCCGTACGCGTCGAGAGGGACCTGCCGCTCATCGGCCGGTGGATGAACGACCCGGCCGTGGCCGCGTTCTGGCAGCTGGACGGAACCCCCGACCTGACCGAGCAGCATCTGAACGCCCAGCTGGCCGGCGACGGACGCAGCGTCCCTTGTCTCGGCGTACTGGACGGCACCCCGATGAGCTACTGGGAGATCTACCGGGCCGACCTCGACTCACTGGCCCGCTACTATCCCGCCCGGCCTCACGACACCGGTGTCCATATCCTCATCGGCGATATCGCCCAACGCGGCCAAGGGCTGGGCAGCACCCTCCTCCGCTCCGTCGCGGACCTCGTCCTCGACAAACGGCCCGCCTGCGCACGCGTCGTAGCAGAACCCGACATTCGCAACATCCCCTCCGTGGCGGCCTTCCTCAACGCCGGATACCGGTTCGCCGCCGAGGCCGACCTGCCTGCCAAACGGGCCGCCCTCATGATGCGAGACCGGTCCCTGCGTCATCTGTTGTAG
- a CDS encoding trypsin-like serine peptidase produces MRSTRLSFTTRRERGARRRISPVPTVVALASALALTVTACESGDPSADAQASASAAAEGDGKIQIPDDIKDRLKEHGIDLDSWRDGAWKNWDKDDWLREAEDFINPIIEDLWDPDRMREAQEPDQSVDEGGLSGDQGVTDPTPEPVEAEAVPATYHANAPEAGKLLFDSPEGTMVCSATVVKDPANPGKSNLVWTAGHCVHAGKEGGWYRNIAFVPSYNDAGMSTEELQGATKEEVAPYGVWWGDWVQTSDQWIEQGSSTGGDGAAYDFAVLHVTPEDGSGGKSLEETVGSALPVDFAAPAVPEMESLTATGYPAGAPYDGQTLYQCEDKPGRLSISASDPTMYRIGCTMTGGSSGGGWVAAGSDGKPALVSNTSIGPVTSGWLAGPRLGDEAKGVFEAVSGKFAGQ; encoded by the coding sequence ATGCGATCCACACGGCTGTCGTTCACCACTCGCCGGGAGAGGGGCGCGCGTCGCAGAATCTCCCCCGTGCCGACCGTCGTTGCGCTGGCTTCCGCACTGGCGCTCACCGTCACCGCGTGTGAGTCGGGGGACCCCTCGGCGGACGCCCAGGCGTCGGCCTCGGCGGCTGCCGAGGGTGACGGAAAGATCCAGATCCCGGACGACATCAAAGACCGTCTGAAAGAACACGGGATCGACCTGGACAGCTGGCGGGACGGCGCCTGGAAGAACTGGGACAAGGACGACTGGCTGCGCGAGGCCGAGGACTTCATCAACCCGATCATCGAGGACCTGTGGGACCCGGACCGCATGCGGGAGGCCCAGGAGCCCGACCAGTCCGTCGACGAAGGTGGCCTCTCCGGAGACCAGGGGGTGACCGACCCGACGCCGGAGCCGGTGGAGGCGGAGGCCGTGCCGGCGACGTACCACGCCAACGCTCCCGAGGCGGGCAAGCTGCTCTTCGACTCCCCCGAGGGCACGATGGTCTGCTCCGCGACGGTCGTGAAGGACCCGGCCAATCCGGGCAAGTCGAACCTGGTGTGGACGGCGGGGCACTGTGTGCACGCGGGCAAGGAAGGCGGCTGGTACCGCAACATCGCGTTCGTGCCGTCGTACAACGACGCCGGCATGTCGACGGAGGAGTTGCAGGGCGCCACGAAGGAAGAGGTCGCTCCCTACGGGGTCTGGTGGGGCGACTGGGTGCAGACCTCGGACCAGTGGATCGAGCAGGGCAGTTCGACGGGCGGGGACGGAGCGGCGTACGACTTCGCCGTGCTCCATGTGACGCCGGAGGACGGCAGCGGGGGCAAGTCCCTGGAGGAGACGGTGGGCTCGGCGCTGCCGGTGGACTTCGCCGCTCCGGCCGTGCCGGAGATGGAGAGCCTGACGGCGACGGGCTATCCCGCGGGGGCGCCGTACGACGGTCAGACGCTGTACCAGTGCGAGGACAAGCCGGGACGCCTGTCGATCAGCGCGTCGGATCCGACGATGTACCGGATCGGCTGCACGATGACCGGCGGTTCGTCCGGCGGTGGCTGGGTCGCGGCGGGATCGGACGGGAAGCCGGCGCTGGTCTC
- a CDS encoding IucA/IucC family protein, whose protein sequence is MTTTSTPDGRFRTPAQRCCATQATPLPTTATVPGQQGGWQQAQRLYGTATDLLDHPDAHTAAQAAAVENLLRCWVRETGLPAPEQGTLRIPLPSSGTALLVPVHYWSRTGWYRFGLPHLADAPEPSQPLDAVTLAALLARETPRGGKMLGRGEGIELVARVADSVRRVATFISDRRRRPADEPDLFLAAEQALLLGHPLHPTPKSREGLTEAEARLYSPELRRSFPLHWMAVAPSVLATDSTWTERGRAVPAARLTAHLAGADLPLPDGYTALPLHPWQMRELRHRSDVAALLDAGLLRDLGAHGSAWHPTSSVRTVYRPHTPAMLKLSLGLHITNSRRENLRKELHRGVEVHRLLRTGLSQQWQCAHPGFDIVRDPAWLAVDGLDGSPVPGLDVLIRHNPFTPRDDVSCIAGLTAPRTHAQPDPTADRPCSDRPSQRSRLADIVTRLAGRTGRPRGAVAAEWFLRYLEQVVRPVLWLDGEAGIALEAHQQNTLVLLDRDGWPAGGRYRDNQGYYFRESWRAELNARLPGIGERSDTFVPDEVTDERFAYYLAINNVFGLIGAFGSQHLADERLLLAAFRRFLESAASGPARLRTPLPACLLDSPVLRCKANLLTRLHGLDELVGPVHTQSVYVTIANPLHS, encoded by the coding sequence TTGACCACCACCTCCACACCTGACGGCCGTTTCCGCACCCCCGCGCAACGCTGCTGCGCCACCCAGGCCACGCCCCTACCGACGACCGCAACGGTCCCCGGACAACAGGGCGGTTGGCAGCAGGCACAGCGGCTGTACGGCACCGCAACGGACCTCCTGGACCACCCCGACGCCCACACGGCAGCCCAGGCGGCGGCAGTCGAGAACCTGCTGCGCTGCTGGGTGCGCGAGACCGGTCTCCCCGCACCTGAGCAGGGCACTCTCCGTATCCCGCTCCCCTCCAGCGGCACCGCCCTTCTTGTCCCCGTGCACTACTGGTCCCGCACGGGCTGGTACCGCTTCGGCCTGCCGCATCTGGCCGACGCCCCGGAACCGTCCCAGCCCCTCGACGCGGTCACCCTCGCCGCACTGCTCGCCCGAGAAACGCCCAGGGGCGGGAAGATGCTCGGACGAGGCGAAGGCATCGAACTCGTCGCGCGCGTCGCCGACTCCGTCCGCCGTGTCGCCACCTTCATCAGCGACCGCAGACGGCGCCCCGCGGACGAACCCGACCTCTTCCTGGCAGCCGAGCAGGCACTCCTCCTCGGACATCCGCTGCACCCGACCCCGAAGAGCCGCGAAGGCCTCACCGAAGCCGAAGCGCGCCTCTACTCACCCGAACTGCGCCGCTCCTTCCCCCTGCACTGGATGGCTGTCGCTCCTTCCGTCCTCGCCACCGACTCGACCTGGACCGAACGTGGCCGCGCCGTCCCCGCGGCCCGGCTCACCGCTCACCTGGCCGGAGCCGACCTGCCCCTGCCCGACGGCTACACCGCTCTGCCCCTGCACCCGTGGCAGATGCGCGAGCTCCGGCACCGCAGCGATGTCGCCGCCCTGCTCGACGCCGGACTCCTCCGGGACCTCGGGGCACACGGCTCCGCCTGGCACCCCACCTCCTCCGTTCGAACCGTCTACCGGCCCCACACTCCAGCCATGCTCAAGCTGTCGCTGGGCCTGCACATCACCAACTCCCGTCGTGAGAACCTCCGCAAGGAACTGCATCGCGGCGTCGAGGTCCACCGCTTGTTGCGCACCGGGCTGTCCCAGCAATGGCAGTGCGCCCACCCCGGCTTCGACATCGTCCGCGACCCGGCCTGGCTCGCCGTCGACGGGCTGGACGGCAGTCCCGTGCCCGGACTCGACGTGCTCATCCGGCACAACCCGTTCACGCCCAGGGACGATGTCTCCTGCATCGCCGGACTCACGGCACCCCGCACCCACGCCCAGCCAGACCCGACCGCCGACCGCCCCTGCTCCGACCGGCCGTCGCAACGGTCCCGGCTGGCCGACATCGTCACCAGGCTCGCCGGCCGGACCGGTCGACCGCGCGGAGCCGTCGCGGCCGAGTGGTTCCTGCGCTACCTCGAACAGGTCGTCCGACCCGTGCTGTGGCTGGACGGCGAAGCCGGGATCGCCCTGGAGGCCCACCAGCAGAACACACTGGTCCTGTTGGACCGTGATGGCTGGCCGGCCGGCGGCCGTTACCGCGACAACCAGGGCTACTACTTCCGCGAGTCCTGGCGCGCGGAGCTGAATGCACGCCTGCCGGGCATCGGCGAGCGCAGCGACACCTTCGTCCCCGACGAGGTCACCGACGAGCGCTTCGCCTACTACCTGGCCATCAACAACGTGTTCGGCCTGATCGGTGCGTTCGGCTCACAGCACCTGGCCGACGAACGGCTGCTGCTCGCCGCCTTCCGCCGCTTCCTCGAAAGCGCTGCCTCCGGTCCCGCCCGGCTGCGCACCCCGCTGCCCGCCTGCCTCCTCGACTCACCTGTCCTGCGCTGCAAGGCCAACCTGCTGACCCGGCTGCACGGCCTCGACGAACTCGTCGGCCCGGTGCACACCCAGTCCGTCTACGTCACCATCGCCAACCCCCTCCATTCCTGA